In one window of Acanthopagrus latus isolate v.2019 chromosome 15, fAcaLat1.1, whole genome shotgun sequence DNA:
- the pla2g12b gene encoding group XIIB secretory phospholipase A2-like protein isoform X2 has translation MLLRTVALLLLCVSAGMCATLGHYQAEEKEDEAPAVADGVVEPPSVDAAEEGGDAKVADSPAAEEPAAHPLTGDILPAETLAADEPAADEPQVDVPMADGATAEEPGTDSDRPAEDSPAVEAVTGEAVTHDQPSEEEEEGNEIRPVQTDQSLDRPLAQEDNSWSLNSIRSSFQTVHGYFDSLVELVGGKDGVCQYRCRYGELPQHRPSYQPSEPDGCSSSLVGFQLDLGIPAMTQCCNQLDVCYDTCGTSKYDCDSKFRLCLHGICSDLNKSLGFVNRVQACETMADTLFNTVWTLGCRSYMNSQRAACVCEGEERDEL, from the exons ATGCTGCTTCGGACCGTGGCCCTGCTCCTTCTCTGCGTGTCTGCGGGCATGTGCGCCACTTTAGGCCACTACCaggctgaagaaaaagaagacgaGGCCCCTGCTGTTGCTGATGGTGTTGTGGAACCTCCCTCTGTAGATGCAGCTGAAGAGGGTGGAGATGCTAAAGTGGCTGATTCGCCTGCAGCCGAGGAGCCTGCAGCTCATCCCCTCACTGGTGACATTTTACCAGCTGAAACGCTCGCAGCGGATGAGCCAGCAGCTGACGAACCTCAGGTGGATGTCCCCATGGCAGATGGTGCAACAGCCGAAGAGCCAGGGACAGACAGTGATAGGCCTGCTGAAGACAGCCCTGCCGTGGAAGCTGTGACCGGTGAGGCTGTCACCCACGATCAGCCttctgaagaggaggaggaggggaatgAAATCAGACCAGTTCAGACAGACCAGTCCCTGGACAGACCCTTGGCACAAGAAGATAACAGTTGGAGCCTCAACTCAATTAGAAGTAGTTTCCAGACTGTGCACGGATACTTTGACTCCCTGGTGGAGCTGGTCGGGGGTAAAGATGGCGTGTGTCAGTACCGCTGCAGATACG GAGAACTTCCTCAACACCGTCCCAGCTACCAGCCCTCAGAGCCTGAcggctgcagctcctctctggtTGGATTCCAG CTGGACCTGGGGATCCCCGCTATGACACAGTGCTGCAACCAGCTCGACGTGTGCTACGACACTTGTGGGACGAGCAAGTACGACTGTGACTCCAAGTTTCGCCTGTGTCTGCATGGCATCTGCTCGGATCTTAATAAGAGTCTGGGCTTTGTGAACCGAGTACAAG CCTGTGAAACGATGGCCGACACTCTATTCAACACAGTGTGGACTCTGGGTTGTAGATCCTACATGAACAGCCAGAGGGCAGCGTGTGTCtgcgagggagaggagagggatgaaCTGTGA
- the pla2g12b gene encoding group XIIB secretory phospholipase A2-like protein isoform X1 — MLLRTVALLLLCVSAGMCATLGHYQAEEKEDEAPAVADGVVEPPSVDAAEEGGDAKVADSPAAEEPAAHPLTGDILPAETLAADEPAADEPQVDVPMADGATAEEPGTDSDRPAEDSPAVEAVTGEAVTHDQPSEEEEEGNEIRPVQTDQSLDRPLAQEDNSWSLNSIRSSFQTVHGYFDSLVELVGGKDGVCQYRCRYGELPQHRPSYQPSEPDGCSSSLVGFQVNTALDLGIPAMTQCCNQLDVCYDTCGTSKYDCDSKFRLCLHGICSDLNKSLGFVNRVQACETMADTLFNTVWTLGCRSYMNSQRAACVCEGEERDEL, encoded by the exons ATGCTGCTTCGGACCGTGGCCCTGCTCCTTCTCTGCGTGTCTGCGGGCATGTGCGCCACTTTAGGCCACTACCaggctgaagaaaaagaagacgaGGCCCCTGCTGTTGCTGATGGTGTTGTGGAACCTCCCTCTGTAGATGCAGCTGAAGAGGGTGGAGATGCTAAAGTGGCTGATTCGCCTGCAGCCGAGGAGCCTGCAGCTCATCCCCTCACTGGTGACATTTTACCAGCTGAAACGCTCGCAGCGGATGAGCCAGCAGCTGACGAACCTCAGGTGGATGTCCCCATGGCAGATGGTGCAACAGCCGAAGAGCCAGGGACAGACAGTGATAGGCCTGCTGAAGACAGCCCTGCCGTGGAAGCTGTGACCGGTGAGGCTGTCACCCACGATCAGCCttctgaagaggaggaggaggggaatgAAATCAGACCAGTTCAGACAGACCAGTCCCTGGACAGACCCTTGGCACAAGAAGATAACAGTTGGAGCCTCAACTCAATTAGAAGTAGTTTCCAGACTGTGCACGGATACTTTGACTCCCTGGTGGAGCTGGTCGGGGGTAAAGATGGCGTGTGTCAGTACCGCTGCAGATACG GAGAACTTCCTCAACACCGTCCCAGCTACCAGCCCTCAGAGCCTGAcggctgcagctcctctctggtTGGATTCCAGGTGAATACTGCT CTGGACCTGGGGATCCCCGCTATGACACAGTGCTGCAACCAGCTCGACGTGTGCTACGACACTTGTGGGACGAGCAAGTACGACTGTGACTCCAAGTTTCGCCTGTGTCTGCATGGCATCTGCTCGGATCTTAATAAGAGTCTGGGCTTTGTGAACCGAGTACAAG CCTGTGAAACGATGGCCGACACTCTATTCAACACAGTGTGGACTCTGGGTTGTAGATCCTACATGAACAGCCAGAGGGCAGCGTGTGTCtgcgagggagaggagagggatgaaCTGTGA
- the oit3 gene encoding oncoprotein-induced transcript 3 protein: MVFWVIVSLLQEVLAVAGVALDPCSAYISLNEPWRNTDFHVNRTSAVPLCDSHVSGEWYRFTGMAGDAMPTFCIPENHCGTHAPIWLNGSHPQPRDGIVTLPVCASFNDNCCQWSASVDVKACSGGYFVYRLPRPSVCFHVYCGHFYDICDEVDCTGPLCPESDCRCAPGTVLGPDGQTCLDVNECEKNNGGCAEVCVNTKGSRRCECGRGRVMDKDGHSCRETAGCHVNNGGCSHGCSLLLDTYKCSCPRGLRLGEDQHTCEVPVQCDPSLIIVSVPKDLVGGLELSLSNSSCRGVSNGTHINLSFSLKTCGTVVEVTDDKIVGTNLVTGLPRSSPGSSGDLIVRTSKLVLPVTCEFPREYQVSDEYQASPRSSALELAGHSEGVFPFSLELFKSAEFSEPYRTPPQLQLHDSLFFGVEPKERVEGLSALVDSCFATPGPKADQALKYYLIKDGCISDETVTQYSSKDQLSKHYQVPVFKFIGKDNRQVFLHCHVLVCGAGDSRCAQHCRGRVRREVRTSEPQEQHTLSGGPIFILPEP; the protein is encoded by the exons CCCTGGACCCCTGCTCTGCCTACATCAGCCTGAATGAACCGTGGAGGAACACGGACTTCCACGTCAACCGGACATCTGCCGTGCCCCTGTGTGACAGCCACGTGTCTGGAGAATGGTACCGCTTCACTGGCATGGCTGGAGACGCCATGCCCACCTTCTGCATCCCCGAGAATCACTGTGGCACCCACGCTCCCATCTGGCTCAACGGCAGCCACCCTCAGCCCCGCGACGGCATCGTCACCCTGCCCGTCTGTGCCAGCTTCAACGACAACTGCTGCCAGTGGAGCGCCAGTGTGGATGTGAAGGCCTGCAGCGGAGGATACTTTGTCTACCGCCTGCCCCGACCCTCAGTCTGCTTCCACGTTTACTGTGGCC atttCTATGATATCTGTGATGAGGTGGACTGCACAGGTCCCCTGTGTCCTGAGTCTGACTGTCGCTGTGCACCTGGAACTGTCCTGGGACCAGACGGACAAACATGCCTGg atgtgaatgaatgtgagAAGAACAATGGCGGCtgtgcagaggtgtgtgtgaacACCAAGGGCTCCAGGCGCTGTGAGTGTGGGCGGGGCCGTGTGATGGACAAGGATGGACACAGCTGCAGAG AGACGGCAGGCTGCCATGTCAACAATGGAGGCTGCAGTCACGGATGCTCCTTGCTGCTGGACACCTATAAATGCAGCTGTCCCAGAGGACTGAGGCTGGGAGAGGATCAGCACACATGTGAGG TGCCAGTCCAGTGCGATCCCAGCTTAATTATCGTGTCAGTTCCAAAGGACCTTGTAGGAGGATTGGAGCTCTCCCTGTCCAACTCATCTTGTCGCGGTGTCTCTAATGGCACACACATCAACCTCAGCTTCAGCCTCAAGACCTGCGGTACAGTGGTGGAG GTGACAGATGACAAGATTGTGGGCACCAACCTGGTGACAGGCCTTCCTAGGAGCAGCCCAGGCAGCAGCGGGGACCTGATAGTCCGCACCAGCAAGTTAGTGCTCCCTGTCACCTGTGAGTTCCCCAGGGAATATCAGGTGTCAGACGAATACCAGGCAAGTCCGCGAAGCTCAGCCCTGGAGCTGGCAGGCCACAGTGAGGGTGTTTTCCCCTTCTCCCTGGAGCTCTTCAAGAGCGCAGAATTCTCAGAGCCGTACCGCACCCCGCCCCAGCTCCAACTGCATGACTCCCTGTTCTTCGGGGTGGAGCCTAAGGAGAGAGTGGAGGGCCTCTCGGCGCTGGTGGACAGCTGCTTCGCCACGCCAGGGCCCAAGGCTGACCAGGCGCTCAAGTATTACCTCATAAAAGACGG GTGCATCTCTGATGAAACTGTGACACAGTACTCATCGAAGGACCAGCTCTCTAAGCACTACCAGGTCCCTGTCTTCAAGTTCATCGGCAAGGACAACCGA CAAGTGTTCCTCCACTGCCACGTGTTGGTATGTGGTGCAGGAGACTCCCGCTGTGCTCAGCACTGTCGAGGGCGTGTCCGCCGAGAGGTTCGAACCAGCGAACCTCAGGAGCAGCACACACTGAGTGGAGGCCCCATCTTCATCCTGCCTGAGCCGTGA